Proteins encoded by one window of Polaribacter haliotis:
- a CDS encoding glycoside hydrolase family 97 protein — protein sequence MKKYISSTILVLAMLIFTSCQTEKVNKNEISLTSPSENLSLEIHKEATTLNLVLKQSNLEKLNIDLAGILKDTEIFKNGFEVKEITKTSHKEMWEPLYGERNKIIDNYNNALITIADTNNANSDLEIECRLYDEGVAFRYIFKGKAFENVVLKQESTAFEFDKDYQTWATDVSQGHYSKTTINSIGTVAERPFVIKQNDSSYLALGEAALVNYARGKFKKHANKSHALQIELDGEVDLKKANYKSPWRYVMVGKTPGNLLENNYFLENLNEPNQIEDVSWIKPGKVIREVTLTTKGGKACVDFAVKHNLQYIEFDAGWYGHEYDDAEDASTITVDPDRSPGPLDLHEVIAYGKEKGIGVLLYINQRAMSKQLDQVLPLYESWGIAGVKYGFVNVGSQKWTIWLHEAIRKAAKHHLMVDIHDDYRPTGYSRTYPNLMTQEGIRGDEESPSVSHSITTLFTRMLVGAGDNTNCFLAARVSEKMGGKSAQMAKSIMLYSPWQFLFWYDRPENSPHKVGGAGENDKVLRESDALKFYDALPTVWDDTKILESHMEDYATIARKSDDNWFVGSLAANKERTLNITFDFLEADAIYEAILYSQDSKGLKENKVAIEKMNIDKTTTFSRKLEKDSGLALVISRK from the coding sequence ATGAAGAAATATATCTCATCAACCATTTTAGTTTTAGCGATGCTAATTTTCACTTCTTGTCAAACAGAGAAAGTGAATAAAAATGAAATTTCATTAACAAGTCCTTCTGAGAACTTGTCTTTAGAAATTCATAAAGAAGCAACAACTTTAAACTTAGTTCTAAAGCAATCAAACTTAGAAAAATTAAATATTGATTTAGCAGGTATTTTAAAAGATACTGAGATTTTTAAAAATGGTTTCGAAGTAAAGGAAATTACAAAAACTTCACACAAAGAAATGTGGGAACCTTTGTATGGAGAACGCAACAAAATTATCGACAATTATAACAATGCACTAATAACAATCGCTGATACAAATAATGCTAACAGCGATTTAGAAATAGAATGTCGTTTGTATGATGAAGGTGTTGCTTTTCGCTATATTTTTAAAGGAAAAGCTTTTGAAAATGTGGTGCTAAAACAAGAATCGACTGCCTTTGAGTTTGATAAAGATTACCAAACTTGGGCAACAGATGTATCTCAAGGGCATTACTCAAAAACAACAATTAATTCCATTGGAACTGTTGCTGAAAGACCTTTTGTAATCAAACAAAACGATTCTTCGTATTTAGCGTTAGGAGAAGCTGCATTGGTAAATTATGCAAGAGGAAAGTTTAAAAAACATGCAAATAAATCGCACGCATTACAAATAGAATTAGATGGAGAAGTAGATTTGAAAAAAGCAAATTACAAGTCACCTTGGCGTTATGTAATGGTAGGCAAAACTCCAGGAAATTTATTGGAAAACAATTACTTTTTAGAGAATTTAAATGAGCCAAATCAAATTGAAGATGTTTCTTGGATAAAGCCAGGAAAGGTTATTCGCGAAGTAACATTAACCACAAAAGGAGGAAAAGCTTGTGTAGATTTTGCAGTAAAACATAATTTGCAATATATAGAGTTTGATGCTGGTTGGTATGGCCACGAATATGACGATGCAGAAGATGCATCAACCATAACTGTAGATCCAGATAGGTCTCCTGGGCCTTTAGATTTACATGAAGTGATTGCTTATGGAAAAGAAAAAGGAATTGGCGTTTTACTATACATCAACCAAAGAGCGATGTCAAAACAATTAGACCAAGTTTTACCTTTATACGAATCTTGGGGAATTGCAGGTGTAAAATATGGTTTTGTAAATGTAGGCTCGCAAAAATGGACAATTTGGTTACATGAAGCGATTCGAAAAGCGGCAAAACATCATTTAATGGTAGATATTCACGACGATTATAGACCAACAGGTTACTCACGAACGTATCCAAATTTAATGACACAAGAAGGCATTAGAGGAGATGAGGAAAGTCCGTCAGTTTCACACAGTATTACTACGCTTTTTACACGAATGTTAGTAGGAGCAGGAGATAATACCAATTGCTTTTTAGCAGCACGAGTATCAGAAAAAATGGGAGGAAAATCAGCACAAATGGCAAAGTCTATTATGCTGTATTCGCCTTGGCAGTTTTTGTTTTGGTACGATCGTCCAGAAAATTCACCTCATAAAGTAGGTGGTGCAGGAGAAAATGATAAAGTTTTACGCGAAAGTGATGCACTTAAATTTTATGATGCTTTACCAACAGTTTGGGATGATACTAAGATTTTAGAAAGTCACATGGAAGATTATGCAACCATTGCAAGAAAAAGTGACGATAATTGGTTTGTAGGTTCTTTAGCAGCCAATAAAGAGCGAACCTTAAACATTACTTTTGATTTTTTAGAAGCTGATGCAATTTACGAAGCTATTTTGTATTCACAAGATTCAAAAGGATTAAAAGAAAACAAAGTTGCAATAGAAAAAATGAATATTGATAAAACGACAACATTCAGTAGAAAATTAGAAAAGGATTCTGGTTTGGCACTTGTGATTTCGAGAAAGTAA
- a CDS encoding right-handed parallel beta-helix repeat-containing protein, whose protein sequence is MKNTLSPFKKITSFSIVFLLFFTIVSFTACTKKTTEIFVATTGNDTSGDGSISKPFASIERARDEIRKLKNEDKSYGSFHVNLREGTYYRTQTLELGNEDSGSKEYPIIYTAYKNEKVVFHGGLSIPTDKALPVKDTETLERFSASVRSKIREINLKNINVTDYGTLRPVGFARPFGPTWAELFVNGKPLSLAKWPNDSTLAMGKIIDAGSIPRNGDHSNRGGKFTYDNDRPSTWKTFEDVWISGYFKEGWAEDAVELKEIDFKNKTFTTKQPSLYGFGSGKKFQKWFVYNVLEEVDAPGEYYLDRKKGILYFYPSEEIKLLEISILERPMVSLIKASNIQFKNITFTCSRGMGVYMEQTENNLVDSCTFTNLGIVGVCIGKGIAPFETLRHDGTGKAASEVIGSYLQHIYEDATFNRMGGHNNGVVNCTIFNTGAGGVHLGGGDRLTLVPANNYVENTTIHDFNRIEKSYRAGILITGVGNRISNCELYNAPSMAILLHGNNHLIEYNNIHDVCQEVHDQGALYYGRDPAESGHKVYYNYFHHIDGEHATSAVYHDDGACGMEVFGNIFYKPGSLPILIGGGMDNPYTNNIFVDMNLAVHIDNRLQNWSKGTLDKGAVYDKRLQAVNFKNPPYSVAYPNLAKYWEDNPALPKRNTFSKNIFYKVKKVHNGKEEWMPFLDDNWITDENPGFVNEEAQNFNLKKDAKAFEKIPGFKNIPFDKIGVQKRKESK, encoded by the coding sequence ATGAAAAACACCTTATCACCATTCAAAAAAATAACAAGTTTTAGTATTGTATTCTTATTGTTCTTTACAATAGTGTCTTTTACTGCTTGTACAAAAAAAACTACTGAGATATTTGTAGCGACCACAGGAAATGATACTTCAGGAGATGGTTCCATATCAAAACCTTTTGCGTCTATAGAAAGAGCAAGAGACGAAATTAGAAAATTAAAAAACGAGGATAAAAGCTATGGAAGTTTTCATGTAAATCTTCGTGAAGGAACTTATTACAGAACACAAACTTTAGAATTAGGAAACGAAGATTCTGGCTCCAAAGAATACCCAATTATTTATACTGCTTATAAAAACGAAAAAGTAGTTTTTCATGGAGGACTTTCTATTCCAACAGATAAAGCTTTACCTGTAAAAGATACTGAAACTTTAGAGAGATTTTCAGCATCTGTAAGATCAAAAATTAGAGAAATAAATTTAAAAAACATAAACGTAACAGATTATGGAACTTTGCGTCCTGTTGGTTTTGCAAGGCCATTTGGACCTACTTGGGCTGAGTTATTTGTAAACGGAAAACCATTATCATTAGCAAAATGGCCAAATGATTCTACACTTGCAATGGGTAAAATTATTGATGCTGGCTCAATTCCAAGAAATGGAGATCATAGCAATAGAGGAGGTAAATTTACGTATGATAACGATCGTCCTTCAACTTGGAAAACGTTTGAAGATGTTTGGATTTCTGGGTATTTTAAAGAAGGTTGGGCAGAAGATGCTGTAGAGTTAAAAGAAATTGATTTCAAAAATAAAACATTTACCACCAAACAACCTTCTTTATACGGTTTTGGTAGTGGTAAAAAGTTTCAAAAATGGTTTGTTTATAATGTTTTGGAAGAAGTGGATGCTCCTGGAGAATATTATTTAGACCGCAAAAAAGGCATCTTATATTTTTATCCTTCAGAAGAAATAAAATTATTGGAAATTTCAATTTTAGAAAGACCAATGGTTAGTTTAATAAAAGCTTCAAACATTCAATTTAAGAATATAACTTTTACATGTTCCAGAGGAATGGGAGTTTATATGGAACAGACAGAAAATAACCTTGTGGACAGCTGTACATTTACCAATTTAGGAATTGTAGGTGTTTGTATTGGTAAAGGAATTGCACCATTCGAAACTTTAAGGCACGATGGAACTGGTAAAGCTGCATCCGAAGTTATTGGTAGTTATTTACAACATATTTATGAAGACGCAACCTTTAATAGAATGGGAGGTCATAATAACGGAGTTGTAAATTGTACAATTTTTAACACAGGTGCAGGTGGAGTACATTTGGGTGGTGGAGATAGATTAACCTTAGTACCTGCTAATAATTATGTAGAAAACACAACAATTCACGATTTTAATCGAATTGAAAAATCTTATAGAGCAGGAATATTAATTACAGGTGTTGGGAATAGGATTTCTAACTGCGAGCTTTATAACGCACCAAGTATGGCGATTTTATTGCATGGTAATAACCATTTAATTGAATATAATAACATCCATGATGTGTGTCAAGAAGTACACGATCAAGGAGCTTTGTATTATGGTCGAGATCCTGCTGAAAGTGGCCATAAAGTTTATTATAACTATTTTCATCATATAGATGGAGAGCATGCTACATCAGCTGTTTATCATGATGATGGGGCTTGTGGAATGGAAGTTTTCGGAAATATTTTCTACAAACCAGGAAGTCTTCCTATTTTAATTGGAGGTGGAATGGACAACCCATACACCAATAATATTTTTGTAGATATGAATCTTGCAGTTCATATAGATAACCGTTTACAAAATTGGTCGAAAGGAACTCTTGATAAAGGAGCAGTTTACGATAAACGTTTACAGGCAGTTAATTTTAAAAATCCACCTTACAGTGTTGCTTACCCGAATTTAGCGAAATATTGGGAGGATAATCCTGCCTTGCCAAAACGCAATACATTTTCTAAAAATATTTTTTATAAAGTGAAGAAAGTTCATAATGGTAAAGAGGAGTGGATGCCATTTTTAGATGATAATTGGATTACAGATGAAAACCCAGGATTTGTAAATGAAGAAGCACAGAATTTCAATTTGAAGAAAGATGCAAAAGCATTTGAAAAAATTCCAGGTTTTAAAAACATTCCATTTGATAAAATTGGTGTTCAAAAAAGAAAAGAATCAAAATAA
- a CDS encoding glycoside hydrolase family 2 protein, whose translation MYKNCKLITLLLCLSFSAFMAQEKDQFAQIGNKVQGTRLHLLEDKLPPVLPDLHLPKMKGKKAAFSPMNKMDTKAELQAELQKMRNKFIPFMKNYAPKVKKTRARLDLTKFDWRLGTAEDKTDFSKVIAGNGSWESVSVPHYGPPEGKATTYYRKEFELTPEMLQYKSQFVHFKGVDYWAKVFINGNLVGEHTGFFAPFEFDITKYLKPGKNTLIVQVDNDYTTLGSFDGGNERKIGNKIYAASGLGWDDPKLGWHHCPAGMGIYQDCYIEARDPLHINDVFVRPMLDKNEAEVWLEINNYYEDFKNIKLRFNLYGQNFKETIIKDLEYIPMTTYIPGVGDLAKPQDGLKSRLMMGYETNYLKVTIPIESPRLWNNETPWLYQLQTEVLDENGNLTDAKATHFGMRSFTQDTISIPKGQMYLNGDKIKLRGANTMGFLQQDVKNKKWDQLIDDILLAKVSNMNFIRLTQRPVQSEIYDYADMLGIMLQTDLPLFGSIRQNLFAEGVKQAGEMERLVRNHPSNIMVTYINERFPNGEGHPQRSMASADDYMKFFKACDQIVNYWNPDRVIKPGDGDYDPPTPGLPDSHMYNVWYNGHALGLGELHKGYWQKTKPDWYYACGEFGAEGFDNYTAVQKYWPEEWLPKNKNQQWFPDKVSKAQTNRFHYMWYPTPVTVKDWIDASQNHQAWATRFVTEAFRRDNRMMSFAIHLFIDAWPAGWMKAIMDVDRNPKKAFYAYRDALAPLMVSLRTDRYHFYESENISIEAWLSNDLNKIPKQYMLKWQLEKNGKVVSTAQKEPKNSLNSSEFQGYIDIKAPKVSKRAKYQLRLGLFDENGKAVSESMIDLDVFPEPEKKKTSKVYSPSKNGLSTHLFEDLDVKSVNNADEASTIVIDNLEDYNKNKEALDKMVSQGKTLVFLELPVGEHKIGNKNILIEKTVMGQYYFVNPLSGHPLTKGFKPFDFKFWYNESKGFASAFLSTLIEVKDGWVPILKSGKTTWVGIAGESAAAVELKSGKGSFIVCQLQLKNHLKTNPTATIFGKRLLNQ comes from the coding sequence ATGTATAAAAACTGTAAGCTAATTACACTACTATTGTGTTTATCTTTTAGTGCTTTTATGGCACAGGAAAAGGATCAATTTGCACAAATAGGAAACAAAGTTCAAGGTACCAGATTACATTTATTAGAAGATAAATTACCACCTGTACTTCCAGATTTGCACTTGCCTAAAATGAAAGGAAAAAAAGCTGCTTTTAGTCCCATGAATAAAATGGACACAAAAGCAGAACTGCAAGCGGAATTACAGAAAATGAGGAATAAATTTATTCCTTTTATGAAAAATTACGCACCCAAAGTTAAAAAAACGAGAGCACGATTAGATTTAACAAAATTCGACTGGCGTCTTGGAACTGCTGAAGATAAAACAGATTTTTCTAAAGTAATTGCAGGAAATGGTTCTTGGGAATCTGTTAGTGTTCCACATTATGGGCCACCAGAAGGAAAAGCAACAACATACTACAGAAAAGAGTTTGAATTGACTCCAGAAATGTTACAATATAAAAGCCAGTTTGTACATTTTAAAGGAGTAGATTATTGGGCAAAGGTTTTTATAAACGGTAATTTAGTAGGAGAACATACTGGTTTTTTTGCACCTTTTGAATTTGATATTACAAAATACCTAAAACCAGGAAAAAACACATTAATCGTTCAAGTTGATAATGATTATACAACCTTAGGTTCTTTTGATGGTGGAAACGAACGTAAAATCGGAAATAAAATTTACGCTGCTTCTGGTTTAGGTTGGGACGACCCAAAATTAGGTTGGCATCATTGCCCTGCAGGAATGGGAATCTATCAAGATTGTTATATAGAAGCTCGTGATCCGTTACACATAAATGATGTTTTTGTAAGGCCAATGTTAGATAAAAATGAAGCTGAGGTTTGGTTAGAAATCAACAATTATTACGAAGATTTTAAAAATATTAAACTACGTTTTAATTTATATGGACAAAATTTTAAGGAAACTATAATTAAGGATTTAGAATACATTCCAATGACAACCTATATTCCTGGAGTTGGAGATTTGGCAAAACCACAAGATGGCTTAAAAAGTCGTTTGATGATGGGCTATGAAACCAATTATCTAAAAGTAACAATTCCAATTGAATCGCCAAGATTATGGAATAACGAAACACCTTGGTTATATCAATTACAAACGGAAGTTCTTGACGAAAATGGAAACTTAACCGATGCAAAAGCAACACATTTTGGAATGCGTTCTTTTACACAAGATACCATTTCAATTCCGAAAGGACAGATGTATTTGAATGGCGATAAAATAAAGTTGAGGGGAGCCAATACAATGGGCTTTTTACAACAAGATGTCAAAAATAAAAAATGGGATCAACTAATTGATGATATTCTTTTGGCGAAAGTCAGCAATATGAATTTTATAAGATTAACACAACGTCCTGTACAATCAGAAATTTATGATTATGCAGATATGTTGGGAATTATGCTACAAACGGATTTGCCTTTATTTGGTAGTATTCGTCAGAATTTATTTGCAGAAGGGGTGAAGCAAGCAGGAGAAATGGAACGTTTGGTGCGTAATCATCCTAGTAATATAATGGTTACTTATATTAACGAGCGTTTCCCAAATGGGGAAGGGCATCCGCAAAGAAGTATGGCAAGTGCAGACGATTATATGAAATTCTTTAAAGCTTGCGACCAAATAGTAAATTACTGGAACCCAGATCGTGTTATAAAACCAGGAGATGGCGATTACGATCCACCAACTCCAGGATTACCAGACAGTCACATGTACAATGTTTGGTACAATGGACATGCTTTAGGTTTGGGTGAATTACACAAAGGATATTGGCAAAAAACAAAACCAGATTGGTATTATGCTTGTGGAGAATTTGGGGCAGAAGGTTTCGACAATTATACAGCAGTTCAAAAATATTGGCCAGAAGAATGGTTGCCAAAGAATAAAAATCAACAATGGTTTCCAGACAAGGTGTCAAAAGCACAAACGAATAGATTCCATTACATGTGGTATCCAACACCAGTTACTGTAAAAGATTGGATTGATGCGAGTCAGAATCATCAAGCTTGGGCAACACGTTTTGTAACAGAAGCATTTCGTAGAGACAATAGAATGATGTCTTTTGCAATCCATTTATTTATTGATGCGTGGCCTGCAGGTTGGATGAAAGCAATTATGGATGTAGATCGTAACCCTAAAAAAGCATTTTATGCTTATAGAGATGCATTGGCTCCCTTAATGGTAAGCCTTAGAACAGATCGTTATCATTTTTACGAAAGCGAAAATATTTCTATTGAAGCTTGGTTAAGTAACGATTTAAATAAAATTCCAAAACAATATATGCTAAAATGGCAATTGGAAAAAAATGGTAAAGTAGTTTCTACAGCACAAAAAGAACCTAAAAATTCGTTAAATAGCTCGGAATTTCAAGGGTATATCGATATAAAAGCCCCAAAAGTTTCTAAAAGAGCGAAATACCAATTAAGATTAGGCTTGTTTGACGAAAACGGAAAAGCAGTATCAGAATCTATGATTGATTTAGATGTTTTTCCAGAGCCAGAAAAAAAGAAGACATCTAAAGTATATTCCCCTTCAAAAAATGGTTTATCGACACATTTATTTGAAGATTTAGATGTCAAATCAGTAAATAATGCTGATGAAGCAAGCACAATTGTTATTGATAATTTAGAAGATTATAACAAAAACAAAGAAGCTTTAGATAAAATGGTTAGTCAAGGAAAAACGTTGGTGTTTTTAGAGCTTCCAGTTGGAGAACATAAAATTGGGAACAAAAATATTCTTATAGAAAAAACTGTGATGGGGCAATATTATTTTGTCAATCCACTTAGTGGACATCCATTAACGAAAGGATTTAAACCTTTTGATTTTAAATTTTGGTATAACGAATCTAAAGGTTTTGCGTCTGCATTTTTATCAACTTTAATAGAAGTAAAAGACGGTTGGGTTCCTATTTTAAAATCAGGAAAAACAACTTGGGTTGGTATTGCTGGTGAGAGTGCAGCAGCAGTAGAATTAAAAAGCGGAAAAGGAAGTTTTATAGTTTGTCAATTGCAGTTAAAAAATCACCTAAAAACGAATCCTACAGCAACAATTTTTGGTAAACGTTTATTAAATCAATAA
- a CDS encoding glycoside hydrolase family 97 protein → MNHKIMRIVTLVIAVFCLVSCNNLQHKTSKIASPDNNLEINFNVSKDGSPFYYVKFKNETVIDTSFLGFDFIDKKSLKDNFEIVNTKTSTFNETWQMPWGEQLDVVNNYTELKVELKEKSTPNRKLNIVFKAYNNGIGFRYEFPEQENWKEALIREENTEFNLTQDFKTFWIPANWDSYENLYQTTQLSEVNAVEVAKKEGLPVVTVPVNAVNTPVTMVGKNGLHLSFHEAALVDYSGMTLSIDTKNLDLKSHLVGAKNANYKVKRSLPFTTPWRTVQIADNAPDLIASKLIVNLNEPNKLGDVSWVKPMKYVGIWWEMHLKKSSWAYGMSLDENENWIDTGKRNPKHGATTENTKKFIDFAAKNNMKGVLVEGWNTGWDRKIKVGLFDYVTPYPDYDLEEVSRYAKEKGVEIIMHHETSAAVATYEKQQDTAYALMKKHGMHSLKSGYVGKIEGGYHHGQYMVNQYNNAAIKAAKYKIAVNAHEPIKATGLRRTYPNIISREGVRGQEFNAWSPDGGNPPEHLPIVAFTRMLSGPIDFTPGIFNIKLDGFRPNNQVNTTLAKQLALYVVIYSPVQMAADLIEHYEANPAVFQFIKDVGVNWEETKVLNGEVGDFVTIARKERETGNWFVGSITDQNKRDIDMSFSFLDDHQEYEATIYKDGKNAHWNKNPLDLAIEKISINNKTKLTLKLAEGGGFAISLIKK, encoded by the coding sequence ATGAACCATAAAATCATGAGAATAGTAACATTAGTAATTGCAGTATTTTGTTTAGTTTCTTGCAATAATCTTCAGCATAAAACAAGTAAAATAGCATCTCCAGATAATAATTTGGAAATAAATTTTAATGTATCAAAAGACGGTAGCCCATTTTATTATGTCAAATTTAAAAATGAAACTGTAATTGATACCTCTTTTTTAGGTTTCGATTTTATAGATAAAAAATCTTTAAAAGACAATTTCGAAATTGTAAATACTAAAACAAGTACTTTTAATGAAACTTGGCAAATGCCTTGGGGAGAGCAATTAGATGTTGTAAATAATTATACCGAATTAAAGGTTGAATTAAAAGAAAAATCAACTCCAAATAGAAAGTTAAATATTGTTTTTAAAGCTTATAATAATGGTATAGGTTTCAGATATGAATTTCCAGAACAAGAAAATTGGAAAGAAGCTTTAATAAGGGAAGAAAATACAGAATTCAATTTAACCCAAGATTTTAAAACATTTTGGATTCCTGCAAATTGGGATAGTTATGAGAATTTATATCAAACAACACAACTTTCTGAGGTGAATGCAGTAGAAGTAGCAAAAAAAGAAGGTTTGCCAGTAGTTACAGTTCCTGTAAATGCTGTAAATACGCCTGTAACAATGGTGGGTAAAAACGGATTGCATTTAAGTTTTCACGAAGCAGCATTAGTGGATTATTCTGGAATGACTTTAAGTATTGATACTAAAAATTTAGACTTAAAAAGTCATTTAGTTGGTGCTAAAAATGCAAATTATAAAGTAAAACGAAGTTTGCCTTTTACAACACCTTGGAGAACTGTTCAAATAGCAGATAATGCTCCAGATTTAATAGCATCTAAATTAATAGTAAACCTGAATGAGCCTAATAAACTGGGTGATGTTTCTTGGGTAAAACCGATGAAATATGTTGGTATTTGGTGGGAAATGCATTTGAAAAAATCTTCTTGGGCTTATGGAATGAGTTTAGATGAGAACGAAAACTGGATAGATACTGGAAAAAGAAATCCAAAACATGGAGCAACTACAGAAAACACTAAAAAGTTTATCGATTTTGCAGCAAAAAATAACATGAAAGGTGTTTTAGTAGAAGGCTGGAATACAGGTTGGGATCGTAAAATTAAAGTAGGATTATTTGATTATGTAACTCCATATCCAGATTACGATTTAGAAGAGGTTTCTCGATATGCAAAAGAAAAAGGAGTAGAAATTATTATGCATCACGAAACTTCAGCAGCAGTAGCAACCTACGAAAAACAACAAGATACAGCCTATGCTTTAATGAAAAAACATGGTATGCATTCACTAAAATCTGGTTATGTTGGTAAAATTGAAGGCGGTTATCATCATGGACAATATATGGTGAATCAATATAATAATGCAGCTATAAAAGCGGCAAAATATAAAATAGCTGTAAATGCCCACGAACCTATTAAAGCAACAGGTTTAAGAAGAACGTACCCAAATATAATTTCTCGAGAAGGCGTTCGTGGACAAGAATTTAATGCTTGGAGTCCAGATGGAGGAAATCCGCCAGAACATTTGCCAATCGTTGCATTTACGAGAATGCTTTCTGGACCTATCGATTTTACACCTGGGATTTTCAACATAAAATTAGATGGTTTTCGACCAAATAATCAAGTAAATACAACTTTAGCGAAACAATTGGCTTTGTACGTTGTTATTTACAGCCCTGTGCAAATGGCAGCAGATTTAATTGAGCATTATGAAGCGAATCCTGCAGTATTTCAATTTATTAAAGATGTTGGGGTTAATTGGGAAGAAACCAAAGTTTTAAACGGAGAAGTGGGCGATTTTGTTACGATTGCAAGAAAGGAACGCGAAACAGGAAATTGGTTTGTTGGAAGTATTACAGATCAAAATAAACGAGATATAGATATGTCTTTTAGTTTCTTAGATGATCACCAAGAATATGAAGCAACAATCTATAAAGATGGAAAAAATGCACATTGGAATAAAAACCCTTTAGATTTAGCTATTGAAAAAATAAGCATCAATAATAAAACAAAACTGACTTTAAAATTAGCTGAAGGTGGTGGATTTGCGATTAGCTTAATCAAAAAATAA
- a CDS encoding MGH1-like glycoside hydrolase domain-containing protein, with protein MSVTKKIKVGFILLSMFSLFVSCSSNKQVYIEKNHPDLPKGGLYFSKKEYVEKSIPTFVGIKDQMPSPIFDEQKEFVDLYWGAWKLAFDHFRQPQEGSGNVSNYIDEAFNERFYLWDTSFMTMFCNVAYDLVPGISSLDNFYAHQFENGEISCQLYETNGGVPEHNLNKLKRPFYSYTGWDLENKVEGYNPVTYVGREVPPPSYLTLDRLDHPITSWAELEHFKYSGNVKRLKMVYLPLVKYFEALKLYLKQGNGLYITDWASMDNSTRNPYLKGGGCGIDISSEMAMVAKDLSTIATIIGKSKEAISYQKEYKEIASKVNDLMWNERENFYYDLTLKGELVPVKTIAGFWTMLAEIPTKERAQLLVDELNNPKTFKTKHRVPTLAADQEGYHPDGGYWKGSVWAPTETMVLRGLENYGYKELAREIALNHLTSVNTVYKNTGTIWENYAASDITQGRPSRKDFVGWSGIGPILYLMEYAIGLKPNAETNTLVWNINSEQKSGCKNYKFNGVLTSLIAIPNNNKLTLKVTSDKKYTLQINHGKIAKEIIVKKGENTFQI; from the coding sequence ATGAGTGTAACAAAAAAGATAAAAGTAGGTTTTATATTATTATCAATGTTTAGTTTGTTTGTGAGTTGTTCCTCAAATAAACAAGTTTATATTGAAAAAAATCATCCAGATTTACCCAAAGGAGGATTGTATTTCAGCAAAAAAGAATATGTAGAAAAAAGCATTCCAACTTTTGTTGGAATAAAGGATCAAATGCCAAGTCCTATTTTTGACGAGCAAAAAGAGTTTGTCGATTTATATTGGGGTGCTTGGAAACTGGCCTTCGATCATTTTAGACAACCACAGGAAGGTTCTGGAAATGTATCCAATTATATAGATGAAGCTTTTAACGAACGCTTTTATTTGTGGGATACTTCTTTTATGACCATGTTTTGCAATGTAGCTTACGATTTAGTTCCTGGAATTAGTAGTTTGGATAATTTTTACGCACATCAGTTCGAAAACGGAGAAATATCTTGTCAGCTTTACGAAACAAATGGAGGTGTGCCTGAACACAATCTAAATAAATTAAAACGACCTTTTTACTCTTACACTGGTTGGGATTTAGAAAATAAAGTAGAAGGTTATAATCCTGTAACTTATGTTGGACGAGAAGTTCCACCACCATCTTATCTTACTTTAGATCGTTTAGATCATCCAATTACAAGTTGGGCAGAATTAGAACATTTTAAATATAGTGGAAATGTAAAACGTTTAAAAATGGTGTATTTACCATTGGTTAAATATTTTGAAGCATTAAAACTGTATTTGAAACAAGGAAATGGACTTTACATTACAGATTGGGCAAGTATGGATAATTCCACAAGAAATCCTTATTTAAAAGGTGGAGGTTGTGGAATCGATATTTCTTCGGAAATGGCGATGGTTGCCAAAGATTTATCCACGATTGCAACAATTATTGGGAAATCAAAAGAAGCTATTTCTTATCAAAAAGAATATAAAGAAATAGCCTCGAAAGTAAACGACTTAATGTGGAATGAACGAGAAAACTTCTATTATGACCTAACATTAAAAGGAGAATTGGTCCCTGTAAAAACAATTGCAGGTTTTTGGACAATGCTTGCCGAAATTCCAACAAAAGAAAGAGCACAATTACTTGTAGATGAGTTAAACAATCCAAAAACTTTTAAAACAAAACATAGAGTACCTACATTGGCAGCAGACCAAGAAGGGTATCATCCAGATGGTGGTTATTGGAAAGGATCTGTTTGGGCACCAACCGAAACCATGGTTTTAAGAGGTTTAGAGAATTATGGTTACAAAGAATTAGCACGTGAAATCGCTTTAAACCATTTAACAAGTGTAAATACAGTCTACAAAAACACTGGAACAATTTGGGAAAATTATGCTGCAAGTGACATCACTCAAGGTCGTCCTTCAAGAAAAGATTTTGTAGGTTGGTCTGGAATTGGCCCTATTTTATATTTAATGGAATATGCAATAGGATTAAAACCAAATGCAGAAACAAATACATTGGTTTGGAACATTAATTCGGAGCAGAAATCAGGTTGTAAAAACTATAAATTTAATGGTGTTTTAACAAGTTTGATTGCCATACCAAATAATAATAAATTGACTTTAAAAGTAACTTCAGATAAAAAATACACGTTACAAATTAATCATGGCAAAATAGCAAAAGAAATAATCGTTAAAAAGGGAGAAAACACTTTTCAAATTTAA